The Flavobacterium piscisymbiosum genome includes a region encoding these proteins:
- a CDS encoding glycoside hydrolase family 130 protein — MRVPVIRKNIKFTPDSRRVVARYFVNGDERTKQMVGRIMMLDEKQVLETLEQTLREFARRHRNISAIFFRHCEKIKPVIEAMQIDYEAMSLDRKMLIGSYCTMEYAIESAAIFNPSIVEDFDQSGLEAGEKRVIISFRATGEGHISSIVFRRGILDKDNNLQVMKIGHNIDKAEIEHKTLFNKERFLLKLSEMHTQDKYIAQIMQDLPDEFEFAILKSMVTTALSDPSIRQERRTALEEIIWLADSFYDLQFKHDSDITERVIFPISDSESRGIEDARFVRFDDEDGSSRVMATYTAYNGHAILPKLISTEDFYTFRVMPLHGIGAQNKNLALFPRKIKGKYAMLARIDGVNNYIMYSDRVTQWNTPLLLQEPRYTWEFTQIGNCGSPLWTTEGWLVITHGVGTMRRYCIGASLFDLDDPSKEIGRLKEPLLSPLEDEREGYVPNVVYSCGAIIHNNSLILPYAVSDYSSTYAIVDMIELIDALKKSK, encoded by the coding sequence ATGCGAGTACCGGTCATCCGAAAAAATATAAAATTTACCCCAGATTCCAGAAGAGTTGTTGCCCGATATTTTGTAAATGGCGATGAACGAACAAAACAAATGGTGGGTCGGATCATGATGCTCGATGAAAAACAAGTACTGGAAACCCTCGAACAAACACTTCGCGAGTTTGCCAGACGCCATCGAAATATATCTGCCATATTTTTTAGACATTGCGAAAAAATAAAACCTGTAATCGAGGCCATGCAAATTGATTATGAAGCAATGTCACTTGATCGAAAAATGCTTATTGGCTCTTACTGCACGATGGAATATGCGATAGAATCTGCAGCCATTTTTAATCCTTCGATTGTAGAAGATTTTGATCAGTCAGGTCTTGAAGCAGGCGAAAAACGTGTTATAATTTCTTTTCGTGCAACCGGAGAAGGTCATATTTCATCTATCGTTTTTAGAAGAGGAATTCTCGATAAAGACAACAATCTTCAGGTAATGAAAATTGGTCATAATATAGATAAGGCCGAAATTGAACACAAGACTTTATTCAATAAAGAACGGTTTTTACTCAAACTGTCTGAAATGCATACGCAGGACAAATACATCGCACAAATTATGCAGGATTTGCCTGATGAGTTCGAATTTGCTATATTAAAAAGTATGGTCACTACGGCTTTAAGCGATCCCTCTATTCGTCAGGAAAGAAGAACAGCGCTCGAAGAAATAATCTGGCTCGCCGATTCGTTTTATGATTTGCAATTCAAGCACGATTCTGATATTACAGAGCGTGTGATTTTCCCCATATCAGATTCTGAAAGCCGCGGTATCGAGGATGCCCGTTTTGTACGCTTTGATGATGAAGACGGATCAAGCCGTGTTATGGCTACTTATACAGCTTATAATGGTCATGCCATATTGCCTAAACTTATTTCTACAGAAGATTTTTACACCTTTAGAGTAATGCCTTTACACGGTATTGGAGCTCAAAATAAAAACCTTGCCTTGTTTCCAAGAAAAATAAAAGGCAAATACGCCATGCTAGCCCGAATTGATGGTGTAAACAATTATATTATGTATTCTGACCGGGTGACGCAATGGAATACTCCTCTTCTTCTTCAGGAACCTCGTTATACTTGGGAGTTTACACAAATAGGGAATTGCGGATCTCCGCTCTGGACCACAGAAGGCTGGCTCGTTATTACCCATGGTGTTGGCACAATGAGACGTTACTGTATTGGTGCGTCGTTATTTGACCTTGATGATCCATCCAAAGAAATTGGCCGACTAAAAGAACCGTTGCTTTCACCACTTGAGGACGAACGAGAAGGATATGTTCCTAACGTTGTTTATTCCTGCGGTGCCATTATTCATAACAATAGCCTGATATTACCTTACGCAGTATCTGATTATTCTTCTACTTATGCAATAGTTGATATGATAGAACTTATCGATGCTTTAAAAAAAAGTAAATAG
- a CDS encoding LytR/AlgR family response regulator transcription factor, whose amino-acid sequence MNTIKKILILEDEKLNSERIKRLILKIRPHVEIVDVLASVKKTVSWLSENHCPDLIMMDIQLADGLCFEIFNLADVTCPVIFTTAYDEYAIKAFKYNSIDYLLKPIEKNELEAAIIKFENSVQHSTSQQPKIEELLAYIHPKEYRKRFLIPYRDGYRKINTEDVAYFYSNMNINYAKLFNGEEVVVSQTLENLEQELDPQNFFRANRQYIIHVNSIENVNNFFNGKLKLKIKHSKDDDIIVSRTKAPSFKLWLDY is encoded by the coding sequence ATGAATACTATAAAAAAAATACTGATTCTTGAGGACGAAAAATTAAACTCAGAAAGAATAAAGCGTCTAATCCTTAAAATACGTCCACATGTAGAAATTGTCGACGTTCTGGCAAGTGTTAAAAAAACGGTATCGTGGTTATCAGAGAACCATTGTCCGGACCTAATTATGATGGATATTCAGTTAGCAGATGGTTTGTGCTTCGAAATCTTCAATCTTGCTGATGTTACCTGCCCGGTTATATTTACCACAGCTTATGACGAATATGCCATTAAAGCATTCAAATACAACAGTATAGATTATTTACTTAAACCAATTGAAAAGAATGAACTTGAAGCCGCTATCATCAAATTTGAAAATTCTGTACAGCATTCAACCAGCCAGCAACCCAAAATCGAAGAACTGCTTGCTTATATACACCCCAAAGAATACCGTAAACGCTTTCTTATTCCGTATCGTGATGGTTACAGGAAAATAAATACTGAAGATGTTGCCTATTTTTATTCAAATATGAATATTAATTATGCAAAACTGTTTAATGGAGAAGAAGTTGTAGTATCACAAACATTAGAAAACCTGGAACAGGAGTTGGACCCTCAAAATTTCTTTAGGGCAAATCGACAGTATATTATACATGTTAATTCGATTGAGAATGTGAATAATTTTTTTAATGGAAAATTAAAACTCAAAATCAAGCATAGCAAGGATGATGATATTATTGTGAGCAGAACAAAAGCCCCTTCTTTTAAATTGTGGCTGGATTACTAA
- a CDS encoding sensor histidine kinase, with product MNHTEETTVRKSKLKTVLLITFVFIGSYASIFIIYPTSYWNDYVNLPYPNLIIDISSNLLFCVALLMLSLFIDRLLDKKISWMIHPIRRLLIQILFQILGAILIIVALAIIYYALGRPTVTPHANVGLRQALYIMISIILWSLMVSALNTGDFLLRNWKNANIKAAQYKINAAENKQLLAEIELQSLKLQLDPHFVFNNLSVLSELILKDQQLGYDFTENFAKVYRYLLVNSKKPLVLLKEELEFLDAYLFLIKNRIGDGCDFKIDIDPSKLNMSIPPITLQLFIENALKHNRTEEENPLIVQVYSNENDELIVSNNLLPLIKKAPSTGIGLKNIISRYALLSDREVFVEENNETFTVKVPLIK from the coding sequence GTGAATCATACAGAAGAAACAACGGTAAGAAAGAGTAAACTAAAAACTGTATTGCTAATTACGTTTGTATTTATAGGCTCTTATGCAAGCATATTTATCATATATCCTACTTCGTACTGGAATGATTATGTGAACCTGCCCTATCCCAACCTTATTATAGATATATCATCAAATCTTCTTTTTTGTGTTGCGCTCTTAATGTTAAGTCTTTTTATTGACAGACTTTTAGATAAAAAAATATCCTGGATGATACATCCTATAAGGCGTTTATTGATTCAGATATTATTTCAAATTTTAGGCGCCATACTTATTATTGTCGCATTAGCTATTATTTACTACGCATTAGGAAGGCCTACGGTTACGCCACATGCAAACGTGGGGCTTAGGCAGGCATTATATATTATGATTTCGATCATTCTTTGGTCATTAATGGTCAGTGCTTTAAATACAGGTGATTTTTTGTTGAGAAATTGGAAAAATGCCAACATAAAAGCCGCACAATACAAAATTAATGCTGCCGAAAACAAACAATTATTGGCCGAAATAGAGTTACAATCGCTTAAACTACAGCTTGATCCTCATTTTGTTTTTAATAATCTTAGCGTTCTTTCAGAGTTGATACTAAAAGACCAGCAACTGGGATATGATTTTACAGAAAATTTCGCTAAAGTGTACCGTTATTTATTAGTTAATTCCAAAAAACCTTTGGTACTCCTGAAAGAAGAACTCGAATTTCTAGATGCCTATCTCTTTTTGATAAAAAATAGAATTGGCGATGGATGTGATTTCAAGATCGACATTGATCCATCAAAACTTAATATGTCGATTCCTCCTATTACACTGCAGCTTTTTATCGAAAATGCCTTAAAACACAATCGTACAGAAGAAGAAAATCCTCTGATTGTTCAGGTTTATTCTAATGAAAATGATGAATTAATAGTTTCTAATAATCTCCTGCCGCTGATCAAAAAAGCGCCTTCTACAGGAATTGGTTTAAAAAACATTATCAGTCGCTATGCATTATTAAGTGATCGAGAAGTTTTTGTAGAAGAAAACAATGAAACTTTTACTGTAAAAGTCCCCCTTATCAAATGA
- a CDS encoding porin family protein, with protein MKKIIAAATLFMSVLGYGQVHLGAKAGVNMNKLDGKNFNSDFELGYQLGGFAYYNFSDFLGIQGEVLFNQTNTKITDNYRDIFDNAFKKNKTLNYISVPVLLRLNSEGLITVVAGPQFSFLASGNESVLENGKKLFKKTDFSFIAGAEVNIRPLTIYARYVWGFSDVSDFGAKANSQQIQAGLGLRLF; from the coding sequence ATGAAAAAAATAATTGCTGCAGCAACTTTGTTTATGTCTGTGTTGGGTTATGGTCAGGTACATCTTGGGGCAAAAGCCGGTGTTAATATGAATAAGCTGGATGGTAAAAATTTTAATAGTGATTTTGAATTAGGTTATCAGCTGGGTGGTTTTGCTTATTATAATTTTAGTGATTTTTTAGGTATTCAGGGAGAAGTATTATTCAATCAGACGAATACTAAAATCACGGATAATTACAGAGATATTTTTGATAATGCTTTCAAAAAAAACAAAACTCTTAATTACATAAGTGTGCCCGTTTTACTTCGTTTAAATAGCGAGGGATTGATAACTGTTGTGGCAGGACCTCAATTTAGTTTTCTGGCAAGTGGCAACGAAAGCGTTCTGGAGAACGGTAAAAAACTGTTCAAAAAAACCGATTTTTCGTTTATTGCCGGAGCCGAAGTTAATATCAGGCCATTAACTATTTACGCAAGATATGTATGGGGATTTTCAGATGTAAGCGATTTTGGCGCAAAAGCCAATAGTCAGCAAATTCAGGCTGGATTGGGTCTTCGTTTGTTTTAA
- a CDS encoding phytanoyl-CoA dioxygenase family protein, whose product MSWIILENLWKRAVDPTSISPADRDQNWNEEIKVLYKLGIGMEDTLQFLYFEQPDLETFKNWVNNRTKSQNSTDEDFTDIVLSEEDLEFWNKNGYVIVKGAISKKDCKATQQAIWNFLKMDPDKKESWYERHPDQKGLMVNFSDHETLNKNRFSPRIKKAYEQLYNTTNIYKTIDKVSFNPPETNDFTFLGSPLHWDTSLKQPIKFGLQGLLYLSDCGSNDGAFHCVPGFHNTISHWLNNLDATENPREKAIKTLEPKPIIGNAGDFIIWDNRLPHCATPNKGEKPRMVQYLTYLPNDYSIAGEWI is encoded by the coding sequence ATGTCCTGGATTATTCTTGAAAACCTATGGAAACGTGCCGTAGATCCAACCAGCATATCTCCTGCAGACAGAGATCAAAACTGGAACGAAGAAATTAAAGTTTTATACAAATTGGGTATTGGTATGGAAGATACACTTCAATTTTTATACTTTGAACAACCTGATTTAGAAACTTTTAAAAATTGGGTCAATAATCGAACGAAAAGCCAAAATAGTACAGACGAAGATTTTACAGATATCGTTCTATCAGAAGAAGATCTCGAATTTTGGAACAAAAATGGATATGTAATTGTAAAAGGTGCAATTTCAAAAAAAGATTGCAAAGCTACACAACAAGCAATTTGGAATTTCCTGAAAATGGATCCAGATAAAAAGGAAAGCTGGTACGAAAGACATCCGGATCAAAAAGGATTGATGGTTAATTTTTCGGATCATGAAACTTTAAATAAAAACAGATTTTCACCCAGAATAAAAAAAGCATACGAACAACTTTACAATACAACCAATATCTATAAAACAATTGATAAAGTAAGCTTTAATCCTCCTGAAACTAATGATTTTACTTTTTTAGGAAGTCCGCTTCATTGGGATACCAGCTTAAAACAACCTATCAAATTTGGGCTTCAGGGTCTGCTTTATCTTAGTGATTGTGGTAGTAATGATGGTGCCTTTCATTGTGTTCCGGGATTTCATAACACAATAAGTCATTGGCTCAACAATCTCGATGCCACTGAGAATCCCAGGGAAAAAGCGATTAAAACATTAGAACCAAAACCCATAATTGGTAATGCTGGCGATTTTATAATCTGGGATAACAGATTGCCCCATTGTGCAACACCAAACAAAGGAGAAAAGCCAAGAATGGTGCAATACCTTACCTACTTGCCAAATGATTATAGCATTGCAGGAGAATGGATTTGA
- a CDS encoding contractile injection system tape measure protein yields MGTPPEYRPSKELKNRATPIKEGIPVRNAGIVLLNDYIIMLFERLKFVEDNRFSSIKNQKKAVQYLQYVVTGLTETDQIYLPLNKILCGLSLTDNVPDTIEISPEDRSLIEGLINAAISYWSEIGDSSIDGFRGNWLVRDGILTEFDKKWELRVDKRAYDMLISRSPFAFSIIKYPWMNKPLHVNWPY; encoded by the coding sequence ATGGGAACACCTCCTGAATACCGACCGTCAAAAGAATTAAAAAATCGTGCAACTCCAATTAAAGAAGGAATCCCGGTTAGAAATGCAGGAATTGTTCTTTTAAATGACTATATCATTATGCTGTTTGAACGGCTTAAATTTGTTGAGGATAACCGTTTTAGCAGTATCAAAAATCAAAAGAAAGCTGTTCAATATTTGCAATATGTTGTTACCGGACTAACTGAAACAGATCAAATTTATTTACCACTAAACAAAATACTTTGCGGTTTATCACTTACCGATAATGTTCCTGATACAATTGAAATTTCTCCTGAAGATCGAAGCCTTATTGAAGGTTTGATAAACGCTGCTATTTCTTATTGGTCTGAAATTGGTGACTCGTCTATAGATGGTTTTAGAGGTAATTGGCTCGTTCGGGACGGAATCCTTACAGAATTTGATAAAAAATGGGAACTTAGAGTCGACAAAAGAGCTTATGATATGCTTATAAGCAGATCTCCTTTTGCTTTTTCAATTATAAAATATCCGTGGATGAATAAGCCTTTGCATGTTAATTGGCCTTATTAA
- a CDS encoding Crp/Fnr family transcriptional regulator: MYDIIFKHLEEKVSLNPAEKELIKTFFKPKKIKKKQFVVVEGHVCNYLTFVSKGLLKSYNVDEKGNEHINQFSPEGWWTSDMSSFFSGGISFYSIDAMEDSEVLLITREDFENLTLQVPVMDRYFRLLFQNSLITKERRLISSHTHTAEEKYRHIVENNSDLIKRIPQNLLASYLGLSPETLSRLKKNIIFDPK; the protein is encoded by the coding sequence ATGTACGATATAATTTTCAAACATCTTGAAGAAAAAGTTTCTCTGAATCCTGCCGAAAAGGAACTGATAAAGACTTTCTTTAAACCCAAAAAAATAAAGAAAAAGCAATTTGTAGTGGTTGAAGGACATGTTTGTAATTACTTGACATTTGTTTCGAAAGGACTTTTAAAGTCTTATAATGTTGATGAAAAAGGCAATGAACATATTAATCAGTTTTCGCCCGAAGGCTGGTGGACATCAGACATGAGCAGTTTTTTTAGCGGTGGAATTTCTTTTTACAGCATTGATGCAATGGAAGATTCAGAAGTATTGCTCATTACCAGAGAAGATTTCGAAAACTTAACGCTACAAGTTCCGGTGATGGATCGGTATTTTCGATTGCTTTTTCAGAATAGTTTAATTACAAAAGAAAGAAGATTAATAAGTTCACATACCCACACGGCAGAAGAAAAATACCGACATATTGTAGAAAACAACTCTGATTTGATCAAACGAATACCGCAAAATTTACTCGCTTCGTATCTTGGTCTTTCTCCTGAAACCCTGAGCCGACTTAAAAAGAATATCATTTTCGATCCCAAATAA
- a CDS encoding SDR family oxidoreductase: MKSIQEKAENIALVVGATGIAGSNLATKLLEKGWTVFGLSRNPKNDIEGLQSIAADLLNTESLISALSEIAPTHVFFTTWMRNDTEDENIRVNSAMVRNLLNVLSPKKSIQHVSLVTGLKHYLGPFDAYATTGTLPETPLREEQPRLDLPNFYYAQEDEVYEAAKRDGFSWNIHRPHTLIGKTIGNAMNMGTTLAVYASICKKEGTPFIWPGSEAQWNGVSDVTDAKILADQIIWAATSTEAHNEAFNIANGDVFRWKWLWPKIAEWFDIEYEGYSGTIQPLETVMNEKDAIWKTITNEHQLIEEDLNQLASAWHTDLDLSRPLEVMTDMSRSRKLGFATYKDTKDSFFELFAQLRNDQIIP; this comes from the coding sequence ATGAAATCAATACAAGAAAAAGCCGAAAATATAGCCTTAGTTGTAGGAGCAACCGGAATTGCCGGAAGTAATCTTGCCACAAAACTTCTGGAAAAAGGATGGACCGTTTTTGGACTTTCCCGAAATCCGAAAAATGATATCGAAGGTTTACAATCTATTGCTGCCGATTTACTAAATACGGAATCATTAATTTCCGCTTTAAGCGAAATTGCCCCAACTCATGTTTTTTTTACAACTTGGATGCGAAATGATACTGAAGATGAAAATATCAGGGTAAATAGCGCTATGGTTCGAAATTTATTAAACGTATTATCTCCTAAAAAATCGATTCAGCATGTTTCGTTAGTTACGGGATTAAAACATTATTTAGGACCATTTGATGCTTATGCTACAACGGGCACTTTACCGGAAACGCCATTAAGAGAAGAACAACCAAGATTAGACCTGCCTAATTTTTATTACGCACAGGAAGACGAGGTGTATGAAGCTGCAAAAAGAGATGGTTTTAGCTGGAACATACACAGACCGCACACGCTAATTGGTAAAACGATTGGCAATGCCATGAATATGGGAACCACTTTGGCTGTTTACGCCAGTATTTGCAAAAAAGAAGGAACGCCGTTTATCTGGCCGGGTTCTGAGGCACAATGGAATGGAGTATCTGATGTTACGGATGCTAAAATTCTGGCCGATCAGATCATTTGGGCAGCAACAAGTACTGAAGCTCATAATGAAGCTTTTAATATCGCAAACGGAGATGTTTTTAGATGGAAATGGCTGTGGCCAAAAATAGCAGAATGGTTTGATATTGAATACGAAGGATACAGCGGAACGATACAGCCACTTGAAACTGTAATGAATGAAAAAGATGCGATCTGGAAAACCATTACAAATGAACATCAGCTCATAGAAGAGGATTTAAACCAATTGGCTTCTGCGTGGCATACAGATCTTGATTTATCGCGCCCTCTAGAAGTAATGACCGATATGTCAAGAAGCAGAAAACTTGGTTTTGCTACTTATAAAGATACGAAAGATTCGTTTTTTGAATTGTTTGCTCAGTTACGAAATGATCAAATAATACCTTAA
- a CDS encoding winged helix-turn-helix transcriptional regulator, which yields MKDKIEKPEMTKEFTSECTTMLAAVSDALYAIGGKWKLMIIIAMARGNNRFSELQRQVTGISARVLSSELKELELNGFIIKKVSVGYPVLIEYELLPYSHTLEELVGAMTRWGIQHRQKIRSDRSGDVS from the coding sequence ATGAAAGATAAAATAGAAAAACCAGAAATGACTAAAGAATTTACCTCAGAATGCACTACAATGCTGGCAGCAGTAAGTGATGCTTTGTATGCTATTGGAGGCAAATGGAAACTAATGATTATTATTGCTATGGCAAGAGGAAATAATAGGTTTAGTGAGTTGCAAAGACAAGTTACCGGAATTTCTGCGCGGGTTTTATCCAGTGAACTCAAAGAACTTGAACTGAATGGTTTTATCATTAAAAAAGTATCTGTAGGATATCCCGTTCTAATAGAATATGAACTTTTACCTTATAGTCATACGCTCGAAGAACTCGTGGGCGCAATGACAAGATGGGGAATTCAGCACCGTCAAAAAATCAGAAGTGATCGCTCCGGCGACGTTTCATAA
- a CDS encoding nuclear transport factor 2 family protein has product MTLEILKTKEELRQLIDVYAILGDEKKIAEQMSVFTPDIVYQVYMNDFLAANVSGRDNLEKEFNGHAAQVKTYFTLNGQHNVEIDGDAASGVSFSQIKMIRESEGKDVLTDYSVKYEDKYINESGKWFIKERIGYFVIIESRVLGN; this is encoded by the coding sequence ATGACACTAGAAATTTTAAAAACAAAAGAAGAATTAAGACAATTAATAGATGTATATGCAATTTTAGGCGACGAGAAAAAGATTGCCGAACAAATGAGCGTTTTTACACCGGATATCGTTTATCAGGTTTATATGAATGACTTTTTAGCAGCAAACGTTTCCGGAAGGGATAATTTAGAAAAAGAATTTAACGGTCACGCAGCTCAGGTAAAAACTTATTTCACATTAAACGGACAACATAACGTTGAAATAGATGGAGATGCTGCAAGTGGTGTCTCTTTTTCTCAGATAAAAATGATAAGAGAATCTGAAGGCAAAGATGTTTTAACAGACTATAGCGTTAAATACGAAGATAAATATATAAATGAAAGCGGAAAATGGTTCATAAAAGAGCGAATTGGATATTTTGTAATTATTGAATCCAGAGTATTGGGTAATTAA
- a CDS encoding GreA/GreB family elongation factor, protein MSQSQNIILTTGIYDLIKDHVRRKKVTVEEEVLLLHELKKATQVLRRDLPEDIVSVNRRVTYKDCTTNEEKTVVFVGPEKNKVSKNRISILSDEGIAMVGYKEGNVVEWPAKKGNLKLEILKVEEVA, encoded by the coding sequence ATGTCACAATCACAAAATATTATTTTAACAACAGGAATATACGATTTAATTAAAGATCACGTAAGAAGAAAAAAAGTAACAGTAGAAGAAGAAGTATTATTGCTTCATGAACTTAAAAAAGCCACACAGGTACTTAGAAGAGATTTACCGGAAGATATTGTTTCTGTAAACCGAAGAGTAACTTATAAAGATTGTACAACCAATGAGGAAAAAACGGTTGTGTTTGTAGGTCCTGAGAAAAACAAAGTAAGTAAAAACAGAATTTCTATTCTTTCTGACGAAGGGATAGCAATGGTAGGATATAAAGAAGGAAATGTTGTAGAATGGCCTGCTAAAAAAGGAAATCTAAAACTGGAAATCTTAAAAGTAGAAGAAGTAGCGTAA